A portion of the Fusobacterium nucleatum genome contains these proteins:
- the gyrB gene encoding DNA topoisomerase (ATP-hydrolyzing) subunit B yields MSYEAQNITVLEGLEAVRKRPGMYIGTTSERGLHHLVWEIVDNSVDEALAGYCDKIEVKILPENIIEVMDNGRGIPTDIHPKYGKSAMEIVLTILHAGGKFENDNYKVSGGLHGVGVSVVNALSEWLEVEVRKNGVVHYQKYHRGKPEEDVKVIGSCDESEHGTIVRFKADGEIFETLIYNYFTLSNRLKELAYLNKGLTIILSDLRKEEKKEETYKFDGGILDFLNEIVKEDTTIIEKPFYVSSEQDNVGVDVTFTYTTSQNEVIYSFVNNINTHEGGTHVQGFRTALTKVINDVGKAQGLLKDKDGKLMGNDIREGVVGIVSTKIPQPQFEGQTKGKLGNSEVSGIVNTIVSSSLKIFLEDNPNITKIIIEKILNSKKAREAAQKARELVLRKSVLEVGSLPGKLADCTSKKAEECEIFIVEGDSAGGSAKQGRDRYNQAILPLRGKIINVEKAGLHKSLESSEIRAMVTAFGTSIGETFDIAKLRYGKIILMTDADVDGAHIRTLILTFLYRYMKDLITEGNIYIACPPLYKVSSGKQIIYAYNDLELKNILGQMNQDNKKYTIQRYKGLGEMNPEQLWETTMNPDGRLLLKVSIDNAREADMLFDKLMGDKVEPRREFIEEHAEYVKNIDI; encoded by the coding sequence ATGAGTTATGAGGCACAGAATATAACAGTTCTGGAAGGATTGGAAGCTGTTAGGAAAAGACCAGGAATGTATATAGGGACAACATCAGAAAGAGGACTACACCATTTGGTGTGGGAAATAGTAGATAACTCTGTTGATGAGGCTTTAGCTGGATATTGTGATAAGATAGAAGTAAAAATTCTTCCAGAGAATATTATTGAAGTTATGGACAATGGAAGAGGAATTCCAACAGATATACATCCTAAATATGGAAAATCAGCAATGGAAATAGTTTTAACAATTTTACATGCTGGTGGAAAATTTGAAAATGATAACTATAAAGTTTCAGGGGGATTACATGGAGTTGGAGTTTCTGTTGTTAATGCCCTTTCTGAGTGGCTTGAAGTAGAAGTGAGAAAAAATGGAGTTGTGCATTATCAAAAATATCATAGAGGAAAACCAGAAGAAGATGTTAAAGTTATTGGTTCATGTGATGAAAGTGAACATGGTACAATAGTAAGATTTAAAGCAGATGGAGAAATTTTTGAAACATTGATATATAATTACTTCACACTTTCAAATAGATTAAAAGAATTGGCTTATTTAAATAAAGGCTTAACTATAATTCTTTCAGATTTAAGAAAAGAAGAAAAGAAAGAAGAAACATATAAATTTGATGGAGGAATTTTAGATTTCTTAAATGAAATAGTAAAAGAAGATACAACTATTATAGAAAAACCATTTTATGTTTCATCTGAACAAGATAATGTTGGAGTAGATGTAACATTTACTTATACAACATCACAAAATGAAGTAATTTATTCTTTTGTTAACAATATTAATACTCATGAAGGTGGAACACATGTTCAAGGTTTTAGAACTGCACTTACAAAAGTTATAAATGATGTAGGAAAAGCACAAGGTTTACTAAAAGATAAAGATGGTAAACTTATGGGAAATGATATAAGAGAAGGAGTTGTTGGAATAGTATCTACAAAGATACCACAACCTCAATTTGAAGGACAAACTAAGGGTAAACTTGGAAATTCAGAAGTATCTGGAATAGTAAATACCATTGTTTCAAGTAGTTTAAAAATATTCTTAGAAGATAACCCTAACATAACGAAAATTATAATTGAAAAGATATTAAATTCTAAAAAAGCAAGAGAAGCTGCACAAAAAGCAAGAGAACTTGTTTTAAGAAAATCTGTTTTAGAAGTTGGGTCTCTACCAGGAAAATTAGCAGACTGTACTTCTAAAAAAGCAGAAGAATGTGAAATCTTTATAGTCGAAGGAGATTCAGCTGGAGGTTCTGCAAAACAAGGTAGAGATAGATATAATCAAGCTATATTACCACTTAGAGGTAAAATTATAAATGTTGAAAAAGCAGGATTACATAAATCTTTAGAAAGTTCTGAAATAAGAGCTATGGTTACTGCATTTGGAACAAGTATAGGAGAAACTTTTGATATAGCTAAATTGAGATATGGAAAGATAATTCTTATGACAGATGCTGATGTTGATGGTGCACATATAAGAACATTGATTTTAACTTTCCTATATAGATATATGAAAGATTTAATTACTGAAGGAAATATCTATATTGCTTGTCCTCCACTATATAAGGTGTCATCAGGAAAACAAATAATTTATGCTTATAATGATTTAGAATTAAAAAATATTTTAGGACAAATGAATCAAGATAATAAAAAATATACTATTCAAAGATATAAAGGACTTGGAGAAATGAATCCAGAACAACTTTGGGAAACAACAATGAACCCAGATGGAAGATTACTTCTAAAAGTTTCAATAGATAATGCAAGAGAAGCTGATATGCTTTTTGATAAACTTATGGGAGATAAGGTTGAGCCAAGAAGAGAATTTATAGAAGAACATGCAGAATATGTAAAGAATATAGATATATAA
- a CDS encoding replication initiator protein A, which produces MKKEKNIEDKDKELVEIIETENFEVSKTGSLADDLMQFENINDIKIENQEVPDIEVQEIYIRETGNYLNLQENFINIPIEMIYFPFFTPQKQNKRINFKYTFEDLGVTMYSTLIPKDKKDKVFQPSIFEEKIYTFLISMYQEKTNKKIDDSEVAIEFEISDFIVNFLGNKMNRAYYAKVEQALKNLKNTIYQFEISNHTKFGKNKFEDSSFQLLNYQKLKVGKKTFYRVILNKNIVNKIKSKRYIKYNTKNLLEIMIKDPIASRIYKYISKIRYKNNKGEINVRTLAAIIPLKIEQRVERIVKNGVKEYYLNRMKPVLTRILKAFEVLLELKYLLSFEEIYKKDENTYYIAYVFNKERDGDCHVSEFVKKTDKNIVKENLDGVEELIDVDADIEYQDNIEYLINKAKENPKISVKWNAWVDKKIQKILNENGEEMLKRVLNILIHMDKNIEIGLPNYISGILKNIGGKGSKKVKNTNMTIFENVSKGKGLKNKSQIKQARKKGMERISNFKEIISENNFLENKSETKTEKLLLEEKISNSDLGMNRTIDNVGEKTYNIGEKNLDEILSHFDKKIRNEIEEKALEKIKKEIDNSNIDVILNVKKFSKTMYYKMIGATIMEILKSEYKEMLEDTNKNDK; this is translated from the coding sequence ATGAAAAAAGAAAAAAATATAGAAGATAAAGATAAAGAATTAGTTGAAATTATAGAAACAGAGAATTTTGAAGTTTCAAAAACAGGTTCACTTGCAGATGATTTAATGCAATTTGAAAATATCAATGATATAAAAATTGAAAATCAAGAAGTTCCAGATATTGAAGTTCAAGAAATATATATAAGAGAAACAGGAAATTATTTAAATTTACAAGAAAATTTTATTAATATTCCTATTGAAATGATTTACTTCCCATTTTTTACTCCACAAAAACAAAATAAAAGAATAAATTTTAAATATACTTTTGAAGATTTAGGAGTAACTATGTATAGTACACTTATTCCTAAGGATAAAAAAGATAAAGTTTTTCAACCTTCTATCTTTGAAGAAAAAATTTATACATTTTTAATTTCTATGTATCAGGAAAAAACAAATAAAAAAATTGATGATAGTGAAGTTGCCATAGAATTTGAAATATCAGATTTTATAGTTAATTTTTTAGGAAACAAAATGAATAGAGCTTATTATGCTAAAGTTGAACAAGCTTTAAAAAATTTAAAAAATACTATTTATCAATTTGAAATATCAAATCACACAAAATTTGGAAAAAATAAATTTGAGGACAGTTCATTTCAGCTTTTAAATTATCAAAAATTAAAAGTAGGTAAAAAAACTTTTTATAGAGTTATATTAAATAAAAACATTGTAAATAAAATAAAAAGTAAAAGATATATAAAATATAACACAAAAAATTTACTTGAAATTATGATAAAAGACCCAATAGCTTCAAGAATATATAAATATATAAGTAAAATAAGATATAAAAATAATAAAGGTGAAATAAATGTTAGAACTTTGGCTGCTATAATTCCTTTAAAGATAGAACAAAGAGTTGAAAGGATAGTAAAAAATGGAGTTAAAGAATATTATTTAAATAGAATGAAACCTGTTTTGACTAGAATTTTAAAAGCTTTTGAAGTTTTATTAGAATTAAAATATTTGTTAAGTTTTGAAGAAATATATAAAAAGGATGAAAATACTTATTATATAGCTTACGTTTTTAACAAAGAAAGAGATGGAGATTGCCATGTATCTGAATTTGTTAAAAAGACTGATAAAAATATTGTAAAAGAAAATTTAGATGGTGTTGAAGAATTAATTGATGTAGATGCAGATATTGAATATCAAGATAATATTGAATATTTGATAAATAAAGCTAAAGAAAATCCAAAAATTTCAGTAAAATGGAATGCTTGGGTGGATAAAAAAATTCAAAAAATTTTAAATGAAAATGGAGAAGAAATGTTAAAAAGAGTTTTAAACATTCTTATTCATATGGACAAAAATATAGAAATTGGTTTACCTAATTATATCAGTGGAATATTAAAAAATATTGGTGGAAAAGGTAGTAAAAAAGTAAAAAATACTAATATGACTATCTTTGAAAATGTAAGTAAGGGTAAAGGATTAAAAAATAAAAGTCAAATAAAACAAGCAAGAAAAAAAGGTATGGAAAGAATTTCAAACTTTAAAGAAATTATAAGTGAAAATAATTTTTTAGAAAATAAATCTGAAACTAAAACTGAAAAATTATTATTGGAAGAAAAAATTTCAAATTCTGATTTAGGAATGAATAGAACTATTGACAATGTAGGTGAAAAAACATACAATATAGGAGAAAAAAATTTAGATGAAATTTTATCTCATTTTGATAAAAAAATAAGAAATGAAATTGAAGAAAAAGCCCTAGAAAAAATTAAAAAAGAGATTGATAATAGTAATATAGATGTTATATTAAATGTAAAAAAATTTAGTAAAACTATGTATTATAAAATGATAGGTGCAACTATAATGGAAATTTTAAAAAGTGAATACAAAGAAATGCTTGAAGATACAAACAAGAATGACAAATGA
- the recF gene encoding DNA replication/repair protein RecF (All proteins in this family for which functions are known are DNA-binding proteins that assist the filamentation of RecA onto DNA for the initiation of recombination or recombinational repair.) — MKISNISYFNFRNLENTSIDLSDKINVFYGKNAQGKTSLLEAIYYSSTGISFKTKKTSEMIKYNFDEFISSISYQDYIANNKISVRFKNIAGAKKEFFFNKKRISQTDFYGKINIIAYIPEDIILINGSPKHRRDFFDIEISQIDKEYLTNLKNYDKLLKIRNKYLKENKRNSEEFAIYEKEFIKYASYIIFTRIEYVKSLSIILNLQYRKLFNIAQELNLRYETSLDKTAKVTIEMIQESLKREISQKKYQEDKYKFSLVGPHKDDYKFLLNGHEAKISASQGEKKSIIFSLKLSEIEIIKKNRKENPVVIIDDITSYFDEDRRKSILDFFNKRDIQVLISSTDKLDIEAKNFYVEKGIIKDESNINK, encoded by the coding sequence TTGAAAATATCTAATATCAGTTATTTTAATTTTAGAAATTTAGAAAATACTTCAATAGACTTGTCTGATAAAATAAATGTTTTCTATGGAAAAAATGCACAGGGGAAAACAAGTCTTTTGGAAGCAATTTATTATAGTTCCACAGGTATAAGTTTTAAGACAAAAAAAACCTCAGAAATGATAAAATATAATTTTGACGAATTTATATCTTCAATTTCATATCAAGATTATATTGCAAATAATAAAATTTCTGTTAGATTTAAAAATATAGCTGGTGCAAAAAAAGAATTTTTCTTTAATAAAAAAAGAATTAGTCAGACAGATTTTTATGGAAAAATAAATATTATTGCCTATATACCTGAGGATATAATTCTTATCAATGGTTCTCCAAAACATAGAAGAGATTTCTTCGATATTGAAATTTCTCAAATAGATAAAGAGTATTTAACTAATCTTAAAAATTATGATAAGTTGCTAAAAATTAGAAATAAATATCTAAAAGAGAATAAGAGAAATAGTGAAGAATTTGCTATTTATGAGAAAGAATTTATAAAATATGCCTCTTATATTATCTTTACAAGAATAGAATATGTAAAAAGTCTTTCAATAATATTAAATTTACAATATAGAAAACTTTTTAATATAGCACAAGAACTAAATTTGAGGTATGAAACAAGTTTAGATAAAACTGCAAAAGTAACCATTGAAATGATACAAGAAAGCCTAAAAAGAGAGATTTCACAAAAAAAATATCAAGAAGATAAATATAAATTTTCACTTGTAGGTCCACATAAAGATGATTATAAATTTCTTTTAAATGGACATGAAGCTAAGATTTCTGCTTCACAAGGTGAAAAAAAATCTATAATATTTTCTTTAAAACTTTCAGAAATAGAAATAATAAAGAAAAATAGAAAAGAAAATCCAGTTGTTATTATTGATGATATAACATCATATTTTGATGAAGATAGAAGAAAATCAATATTAGATTTTTTCAATAAAAGAGATATACAGGTTTTGATAAGTTCAACTGATAAATTGGATATAGAGGCTAAGAATTTCTATGTTGAAAAAGGAATTATAAAAGATGAAAGTAATATCAATAAGTGA
- the gyrA gene encoding DNA gyrase subunit A, translating to MSNVDNRYIEEELKESYLDYSMSVIVSRALPDVRDGLKPVHRRILFAMNEMGMTNDKPFKKSARIVGEVLGKYHPHGDSAVYGTMVRMAQDFNYRYLLVEGHGNFGSIDGDSAAAMRYTEARMEKITAELLEDIDKDTIDWRKNFDDSLDEPTVLPAKLPNLLLNGAIGIAVGMATNIPPHNLGELVDGILAIIDNKDIEILELMNYIKGPDFPTGAIIDGRVGIIDAYKTGRGKIKVRGKVDIEELKNGKSNIIVSEIPYQLNKANLIEKIANLVKEKKITEISDLRDESNREGIRILIEVKKGEEPELVLNKLYKYTDLQTTFGVIMLSLVNNVPRVLNLKEMLNEYIKHRFDVITRRTAFDLDKAEKRAHILKGYQIALENIDRIIELIRASSDGTVAREQLIEKYAFTDIQARSILDMKLQRLTGLEREKIDTEFKEIETLIKELREVLEDNNKIYDIMKKELLELKEKYGDKRRTKIEEERMEILPEDLIKDEEIIITYTNKGYVKRIEASKYKAQRRGGKGVSALNTIEDDYAEKITSASTLDTIMVFTDRGKVYNIRAYEIPDLSRQSRGRLLSNIINLSEGEKVRDTIVIKEFSPEKEVVFITKKGLIKKTSLGEFKNINNSGLIAIKTREDDDLIFVGLIEDVNKEEILIATHDGYCTRFLTDTIRATGRSTQGVKAITLREGDAVVSAMLIKNPETDILTITENGYGKRTSLDEYPQYNRGGKGVINLKASEKTGKVVSVLEVTEDEELMCITSNGIVIRTSISEISRIGRATQGVRIMKVADDEKVAAITKIKKEEELED from the coding sequence ATGTCAAATGTTGATAATAGATATATTGAAGAAGAGTTAAAAGAATCTTACTTGGATTACTCAATGAGTGTTATAGTAAGTAGAGCATTACCAGATGTAAGAGATGGTTTAAAACCTGTTCATAGAAGAATTCTATTTGCAATGAATGAAATGGGAATGACTAATGATAAACCATTTAAAAAATCTGCCAGAATAGTTGGAGAAGTTCTAGGTAAGTATCACCCTCATGGAGATTCAGCAGTATATGGAACAATGGTAAGAATGGCACAAGATTTCAATTACAGGTATTTACTTGTTGAAGGACATGGTAACTTTGGTTCTATTGATGGAGATTCAGCAGCAGCAATGAGATATACAGAAGCTAGAATGGAAAAAATAACTGCTGAATTATTAGAAGATATAGATAAAGATACTATTGATTGGAGAAAAAACTTTGATGATTCCTTAGATGAACCAACAGTATTGCCTGCTAAACTGCCAAATTTATTATTAAATGGAGCAATAGGAATAGCTGTTGGTATGGCAACTAACATACCTCCTCACAATTTAGGAGAATTGGTTGACGGAATATTAGCAATCATAGATAATAAAGATATAGAGATTTTAGAGCTTATGAACTATATCAAAGGACCAGATTTTCCAACAGGAGCTATAATAGATGGTAGAGTTGGAATTATAGATGCCTATAAAACTGGTAGGGGAAAAATAAAAGTAAGAGGAAAAGTAGATATAGAAGAGTTAAAAAATGGAAAATCAAATATAATAGTAAGTGAGATTCCGTATCAATTAAATAAAGCAAATTTAATTGAAAAAATTGCTAATTTAGTTAAAGAAAAGAAAATAACTGAAATTTCAGATTTAAGAGATGAATCAAATAGAGAAGGAATAAGAATTCTAATTGAAGTAAAAAAGGGTGAAGAGCCTGAGTTAGTTCTAAATAAACTATATAAATATACTGATTTACAAACTACTTTTGGAGTTATAATGCTTTCTTTGGTAAATAATGTACCAAGAGTTTTAAACCTAAAAGAGATGTTAAATGAATATATCAAACATAGATTTGATGTTATAACAAGAAGAACTGCATTTGACTTGGATAAGGCAGAAAAGAGAGCTCATATTTTAAAAGGTTATCAAATAGCACTAGAAAATATTGATAGAATTATTGAACTTATTAGAGCATCTTCTGATGGTACAGTTGCTAGAGAACAATTAATAGAAAAATATGCTTTTACAGATATTCAAGCTAGATCAATACTTGATATGAAATTACAAAGATTGACAGGTTTGGAAAGAGAAAAAATAGATACAGAATTCAAAGAAATAGAGACTTTAATAAAAGAATTAAGAGAAGTTCTTGAAGATAACAATAAAATTTATGACATAATGAAAAAAGAATTGTTAGAACTTAAAGAAAAATACGGAGATAAAAGAAGAACAAAAATTGAAGAAGAAAGAATGGAAATTCTTCCAGAAGATTTAATAAAAGATGAAGAAATAATTATTACATATACTAATAAAGGTTATGTAAAGAGAATAGAAGCAAGTAAGTATAAAGCACAAAGAAGAGGTGGAAAAGGAGTTTCTGCACTTAATACAATAGAAGATGATTATGCAGAAAAAATTACTTCTGCATCAACTCTTGATACAATAATGGTTTTCACAGATAGGGGAAAGGTGTATAATATAAGAGCCTATGAAATTCCAGATTTATCTAGACAATCAAGAGGAAGATTATTAAGCAACATAATAAACCTTTCAGAAGGTGAAAAAGTTAGAGATACTATAGTTATAAAAGAATTTTCACCTGAAAAAGAAGTTGTATTTATAACTAAAAAAGGTTTAATAAAGAAAACTTCACTTGGAGAATTTAAAAATATTAATAATTCAGGTTTAATTGCTATAAAGACAAGAGAAGATGATGATCTTATCTTTGTTGGGCTTATAGAAGATGTTAATAAGGAAGAAATTTTAATAGCTACTCATGATGGATATTGTACAAGATTTTTAACTGATACAATAAGAGCTACTGGAAGAAGTACACAAGGTGTCAAAGCAATAACTCTTAGAGAAGGAGATGCTGTTGTTTCAGCTATGCTTATAAAAAATCCTGAAACAGATATATTGACTATAACTGAAAATGGTTATGGAAAGAGAACAAGCCTTGATGAGTATCCTCAATATAACAGAGGTGGAAAAGGAGTTATAAATCTAAAAGCTAGTGAAAAAACTGGTAAGGTTGTTTCAGTATTAGAAGTTACTGAAGATGAAGAACTTATGTGTATAACTTCTAATGGAATAGTTATTAGAACATCTATAAGTGAAATTTCTCGTATTGGCAGAGCAACACAAGGTGTTAGAATAATGAAAGTTGCAGATGATGAAAAGGTTGCAGCTATTACAAAAATTAAGAAAGAAGAAGAGTTAGAAGATTAG
- a CDS encoding metallophosphoesterase has product MKKILVLSDSHSYFDKVLKIFEKEKPDIVIGAGDGIKDIEELSYVYPKAKYYMVKGNCDFFDRSHNEENLFEIDGIKVFLTHGHLYDVKRTLNSIKEIGKKLNVSLIVFGHTHKPYIEKDGNMTLFNPGATKDGRYGIIILEQGNIELFHKQL; this is encoded by the coding sequence ATGAAAAAAATTCTAGTCTTATCAGATTCACATTCATACTTTGATAAGGTTTTAAAAATTTTTGAAAAAGAAAAACCAGATATTGTTATAGGAGCTGGTGATGGAATTAAGGATATAGAAGAATTGTCTTATGTCTATCCAAAAGCAAAATACTATATGGTAAAAGGAAATTGTGATTTTTTTGATAGAAGTCACAATGAAGAAAATCTTTTTGAAATAGATGGAATAAAAGTTTTTTTAACTCATGGACATCTTTATGATGTAAAACGAACTTTAAATTCTATAAAAGAAATTGGAAAGAAGTTAAATGTTTCTCTTATTGTATTTGGTCATACTCATAAGCCATATATTGAAAAAGATGGGAATATGACTTTATTTAATCCAGGTGCAACAAAGGATGGCAGATATGGTATTATTATTTTAGAACAAGGCAATATAGAATTATTTCATAAGCAATTATAG
- the pheS gene encoding phenylalanine--tRNA ligase subunit alpha, which translates to MKEEILKVKEEIQNYIKESKTLQRLEEIRVNYMGKKGIFTELSKKMKDLSVEERPKIGQIINEVKEKINSLLDERNKALKEKELNERLESEIIDISLPGTKYNYGTIHPINETMELMKNIFSKMGFDIVDGPEIETVEYNFDALNIPKTHPSRDLTDTFYLNDSIVLRTQTSPVQIRYMLEHGTPFRMICPGKVYRPDYDISHTPMFHQMEGLVVGKDISFADLKGILTHFVKEVFGDRKVRFRPHFFPFTEPSAEMDVECMICHGDGCRLCKESGWIEIMGCGMVDPEVLKYVGLNPDEVNGFAFGVGIERVTMLRHGIGDLRAFFENDMRFLKQFK; encoded by the coding sequence ATGAAAGAAGAGATTCTAAAAGTTAAGGAAGAAATACAAAACTATATAAAAGAATCTAAAACTCTTCAAAGACTTGAAGAAATTAGAGTAAATTATATGGGAAAAAAAGGAATTTTTACAGAATTATCTAAGAAAATGAAAGACCTTTCTGTCGAAGAAAGACCTAAGATTGGACAGATAATAAATGAAGTTAAAGAAAAAATAAATAGTCTATTAGATGAAAGAAATAAGGCTTTAAAAGAAAAAGAATTAAATGAAAGATTAGAAAGCGAAATAATTGATATTAGTTTGCCAGGAACAAAATATAATTATGGTACTATACATCCTATAAATGAAACAATGGAACTTATGAAAAATATCTTTTCAAAAATGGGTTTTGATATTGTTGATGGACCAGAAATAGAAACTGTTGAGTATAACTTTGATGCTTTAAATATTCCAAAGACACACCCATCAAGAGATTTAACAGATACATTCTATTTGAATGATTCTATTGTTCTAAGAACTCAAACATCACCAGTTCAAATAAGATATATGCTTGAACATGGTACTCCATTTAGAATGATTTGCCCTGGAAAAGTGTACAGACCAGATTATGATATATCACATACACCAATGTTTCATCAAATGGAAGGTTTGGTTGTTGGAAAAGATATATCATTTGCAGATTTAAAAGGAATCTTAACTCACTTTGTTAAAGAAGTTTTTGGAGATAGAAAAGTAAGATTTAGACCACATTTCTTCCCATTCACAGAACCAAGTGCTGAAATGGATGTAGAATGTATGATTTGCCATGGAGATGGTTGTAGACTTTGTAAAGAAAGTGGTTGGATAGAAATAATGGGTTGTGGAATGGTAGATCCAGAAGTTTTAAAATATGTAGGACTTAATCCAGATGAAGTAAATGGGTTTGCTTTTGGAGTTGGAATAGAGCGTGTGACTATGCTTAGACATGGTATTGGGGACTTGAGAGCATTTTTTGAAAATGATATGAGATTTTTAAAACAATTCAAGTAA
- the yaaA gene encoding S4 domain-containing protein YaaA — MKNIEKVKISTEFIKLDQFLKWLAVVDSGSDAKQVILDGKVKVNDEVETRRGRKIYPEYKVEIFDKIYVVE, encoded by the coding sequence ATGAAAAATATAGAAAAAGTAAAAATATCAACAGAATTTATTAAACTTGATCAGTTTTTAAAATGGCTTGCTGTTGTAGATAGTGGTTCTGATGCAAAACAGGTTATTTTAGATGGTAAAGTTAAAGTTAATGATGAGGTAGAAACAAGAAGAGGAAGAAAAATTTATCCTGAATATAAGGTTGAAATTTTTGATAAAATTTATGTTGTGGAATAA